In a single window of the Micromonospora sp. WMMD1155 genome:
- a CDS encoding aldehyde dehydrogenase family protein has translation MSERVAVRKTYKLFIGGKFPRSESGRSYLVQSSNVSLASRKDARDAVVAARAAVKGWAGATAYNRGQILYRVAEMLEGRREQFVALGIPGDEVDAAVDRWVWYAGWADKLAQVYGGANPVAGPYFNISAPEPTGVVAVVAPERPALLGLVSVIAPAIVTGNTVVVAASPTEPLAAVTLAEVLATSDLPGGVVNILTGAITETAPTLAAHMDVNALDLTGVTDASLATELEVKAAENLKRVLRPTPTDHDWTADPGVTRMTTLLETKTVWHPKGV, from the coding sequence ATGTCTGAGCGGGTCGCCGTACGCAAGACGTACAAGCTCTTCATCGGCGGGAAGTTCCCGCGCAGCGAGTCGGGACGGTCGTATCTCGTGCAGTCCTCGAATGTGTCACTGGCCTCCCGCAAGGACGCCCGGGACGCGGTGGTCGCCGCCCGCGCCGCCGTGAAGGGCTGGGCCGGCGCGACCGCGTACAACAGGGGTCAAATCCTCTACCGCGTCGCCGAGATGCTGGAGGGCCGCCGGGAGCAGTTCGTCGCCCTGGGCATCCCGGGCGACGAGGTGGACGCGGCGGTGGACCGCTGGGTCTGGTACGCCGGCTGGGCCGACAAGCTCGCCCAGGTGTACGGCGGCGCGAACCCGGTCGCCGGCCCGTACTTCAACATCTCCGCGCCCGAGCCGACCGGCGTGGTCGCCGTGGTCGCCCCGGAGCGCCCGGCGCTGCTCGGTCTGGTCAGTGTGATCGCCCCGGCGATCGTCACCGGCAACACGGTGGTGGTGGCCGCCTCCCCGACCGAGCCGCTGGCGGCGGTGACGCTGGCCGAGGTGCTGGCCACCTCCGACCTGCCCGGCGGGGTGGTCAACATCCTCACCGGCGCGATCACCGAGACCGCACCGACGCTGGCGGCGCACATGGACGTCAACGCGCTCGACCTGACCGGGGTGACCGACGCCTCGCTCGCCACCGAGTTGGAGGTCAAGGCGGCCGAGAACCTCAAGCGGGTGCTCCGACCCACCCCGACCGACCACGACTGGACCGCCGACCCGGGCGTGACCCGGATGACGACGCTGTTGGAGACCAAGACGGTGTGGCACCCCAAGGGGGTGTGA
- a CDS encoding permease prefix domain 1-containing protein — MPHREDVLVDEHLRELAARLQGPARLKSDLLTEARHGLLDAVEAYRESGVPPTEAQRRAVVEFGSPAQLLPSWQAELATGALRGLSLRMLAIAGVGMVAGDLTWHGASWNDGPRPPAGYLLLSTSVDWIWAGALLLAVAGLLVVAASARSPRPALARAQRAVGVGLTGVLALSILAGCALFGWSVNLWDAALRWPPMIIGAVLVGGAYFSLTRAVRGWLLAVAR, encoded by the coding sequence ATGCCGCACCGTGAGGACGTGTTGGTCGACGAGCACCTGCGGGAGTTGGCCGCCCGGTTGCAGGGGCCGGCGCGACTCAAGTCCGACCTGCTGACCGAGGCCCGGCACGGGCTGCTGGATGCTGTCGAGGCGTACCGCGAGAGTGGGGTGCCGCCTACCGAGGCGCAGCGCCGGGCCGTCGTCGAGTTCGGTTCGCCGGCGCAGCTCCTGCCCTCCTGGCAGGCCGAGCTGGCGACCGGTGCGCTGCGCGGGTTGTCCCTGCGGATGCTGGCGATCGCCGGGGTGGGGATGGTCGCGGGTGATCTGACCTGGCACGGGGCGAGCTGGAACGACGGCCCACGCCCTCCGGCCGGCTACCTGCTGCTCTCCACCTCGGTCGACTGGATCTGGGCGGGTGCACTGCTGCTCGCGGTGGCCGGTCTGCTGGTGGTCGCGGCCAGCGCCCGGTCGCCACGGCCGGCCCTGGCGCGGGCGCAGCGCGCGGTGGGCGTCGGCCTGACCGGAGTGCTGGCGCTGTCCATCCTCGCCGGATGCGCGCTCTTCGGCTGGTCGGTCAACCTCTGGGACGCCGCGCTGCGCTGGCCTCCGATGATCATCGGTGCGGTGCTGGTCGGCGGCGCCTACTTCTCGCTGACCCGGGCGGTACGCGGTTGGCTGCTGGCCGTCGCCCGCTGA
- a CDS encoding aldehyde dehydrogenase family protein: protein MFAYAPAPESRSVVDLKPSYGLFIDGKFVDPSDGGSFKSINPASEEVLAEVAEAGAQDVERAVRAARKAYDKVWGPMPGRDRAKYLYRIARLVQERSRELAVLESLDNGKPIRESRDVDLPLVAAHFFYYAGWADKLGHAGFGPNPQPIGVAAQVIPWNFPLLMLAWKIAPALAAGNTVVLKPAETTPLTALLFAEICQQADLPAGVVNIVTGAGETGRALVEHPGVDKVAFTGSTEVGRAIARSVAGTRKKLTLELGGKAANIVFDDAPIDQAVEGIVNGIFFNQGHVCCAGSRLLVQENVADRVLESLKRRMAQLRVGDPLDKNTDVGAINSAAQLERIRELSDAGSAEGAERWSPPCELPDRGFWFAPTIFTGVTQAHRIAREEIFGPVLSVLTFRTPAEAVEKANNTPYGLSAGIWTDKGSRILWMADRLRAGVVWANTFNKFDPTSPFGGYKESGYGREGGRHGLEGYLNV from the coding sequence ATGTTCGCATACGCCCCCGCCCCCGAGTCCCGCTCGGTGGTGGACCTCAAACCCTCGTACGGGCTGTTCATCGACGGTAAGTTCGTCGACCCGAGCGACGGCGGCAGCTTCAAGTCGATCAACCCCGCCTCCGAGGAAGTCCTCGCTGAGGTCGCCGAGGCCGGCGCCCAGGACGTGGAACGCGCGGTCCGGGCCGCCCGCAAGGCGTACGACAAGGTGTGGGGCCCGATGCCGGGCCGGGACCGGGCGAAGTACCTGTACCGGATCGCCCGGCTCGTCCAGGAGCGCTCCCGCGAGCTGGCCGTCCTGGAATCGCTCGACAACGGCAAGCCGATCCGCGAGTCCCGGGATGTCGACCTGCCGCTGGTCGCCGCGCACTTCTTCTACTACGCCGGCTGGGCCGACAAGCTGGGTCACGCCGGCTTCGGGCCGAACCCGCAACCGATCGGCGTGGCCGCGCAGGTCATCCCGTGGAACTTCCCGCTGCTCATGCTGGCCTGGAAGATCGCCCCGGCGCTCGCCGCGGGCAACACGGTGGTGTTGAAGCCCGCCGAGACCACCCCGCTGACCGCGCTGCTCTTCGCCGAGATCTGCCAGCAGGCCGACCTGCCGGCCGGCGTGGTCAACATCGTCACCGGCGCCGGTGAGACCGGCCGGGCGCTGGTCGAGCACCCCGGCGTGGACAAGGTCGCCTTCACCGGCTCCACCGAGGTGGGTCGCGCCATCGCCCGGTCCGTCGCCGGCACCCGCAAGAAGCTCACCCTGGAGCTGGGCGGCAAGGCGGCCAACATCGTCTTCGACGACGCGCCGATCGACCAGGCCGTCGAGGGCATCGTCAACGGCATCTTCTTCAACCAGGGGCACGTCTGCTGCGCGGGCTCCCGGCTGCTGGTCCAGGAGAACGTCGCCGACCGCGTGCTGGAGTCGCTGAAGCGGCGGATGGCCCAGCTCCGGGTGGGCGACCCGCTGGACAAGAACACCGACGTCGGCGCGATCAACTCCGCCGCACAGTTGGAGCGGATCCGCGAGCTGTCCGACGCCGGCTCCGCCGAGGGCGCCGAGCGCTGGTCACCGCCGTGCGAACTGCCCGACCGCGGCTTCTGGTTCGCGCCCACCATCTTCACCGGCGTCACCCAGGCCCACCGGATCGCCCGCGAGGAGATCTTCGGGCCGGTGCTGTCGGTGCTCACGTTCCGCACCCCGGCCGAGGCCGTGGAGAAGGCCAACAACACGCCGTACGGGCTGTCGGCGGGCATCTGGACCGACAAGGGCTCACGGATCCTGTGGATGGCCGACCGGCTACGCGCCGGCGTGGTCTGGGCCAACACGTTCAACAAGTTCGACCCCACCTCGCCGTTCGGCGGCTACAAGGAGTCGGGCTACGGTCGCGAGGGCGGCCGGCACGGGCTGGAGGGGTACCTCAATGTCTGA
- a CDS encoding M56 family metallopeptidase, producing MAYAVHFAATMLACYLTAQVLARSTWTWRSPRVAIVCWQAVGLALGLSAMGLPMALGLSAYGLPTGSALLTLADDLAHGTLPVGLSTFHLAGVGVGFGIGAVLVTTTVRSIHGTVRAQRRHRDLLSLVARDDPAAPGALVLDHPSAAAYCLPGVKPQVVVSAGTLSMLDRAELAAVLSHERAHAHERHDLVLLPFTALCRALPWFGWVHDAHERVALLVEMRADDKARELHAEAPLAGALRRFAAAGHRITPAGALGVGDRDLDVRVQRLLVSDRPPRVLGATALAVASTLVALPITLFLS from the coding sequence GTGGCCTACGCCGTGCACTTCGCCGCAACCATGCTGGCCTGCTATCTGACGGCCCAGGTGTTGGCCCGCTCCACCTGGACGTGGCGCAGCCCGCGGGTGGCGATCGTCTGCTGGCAGGCGGTCGGGTTGGCGCTGGGGCTATCGGCGATGGGCCTGCCCATGGCGCTCGGGCTGAGCGCGTACGGCCTGCCGACCGGGAGCGCACTGCTCACCTTGGCCGACGACCTCGCCCACGGCACGCTGCCGGTCGGGCTGAGCACCTTCCATCTCGCTGGTGTCGGGGTCGGTTTCGGCATCGGCGCGGTCCTGGTCACCACGACCGTGCGCAGCATCCACGGCACCGTACGCGCCCAGCGTCGGCACCGGGACCTGCTCTCGCTGGTCGCCCGGGACGATCCGGCCGCGCCCGGCGCGCTCGTGCTGGATCATCCGAGCGCCGCCGCGTACTGCCTGCCCGGGGTGAAGCCGCAGGTGGTGGTCAGCGCCGGCACGTTGAGCATGCTGGACCGCGCCGAGTTGGCCGCGGTGCTCAGCCACGAGCGAGCGCACGCCCACGAACGGCACGATCTCGTGCTGTTGCCGTTCACCGCGCTGTGCCGGGCGTTGCCCTGGTTCGGCTGGGTCCACGACGCCCACGAGCGGGTCGCCCTGCTGGTCGAGATGCGCGCCGACGACAAGGCGCGCGAGTTGCACGCGGAGGCGCCGCTGGCCGGCGCGCTGCGCCGGTTCGCCGCAGCCGGTCACCGGATCACCCCGGCCGGTGCGCTGGGCGTGGGCGACCGGGACCTCGACGTACGGGTGCAGCGTCTGCTGGTCAGCGACCGCCCGCCCCGGGTGCTCGGCGCCACCGCCCTCGCGGTGGCCAGCACGCTCGTCGCCCTCCCGATCACCCTGTTCCTGTCCTGA
- the cydC gene encoding thiol reductant ABC exporter subunit CydC, which yields MSAPPGPGPADATPVADPAPPRRAATDAAPGGRAAAERAVLRLARPYLNRLVGAGLLAAATEFAGLALMATATWLLMSAAGQPPLDRLTVAIVAVRALAIGRGVFRYTERLAGHDAVLRMITDVRARVFATLAARRDATHRSGDVLSRLVSDVEAVQDLLLRVLVPGSAAALVGVLAVAGAALISPSAAGVLAVGVLVAGVALPALATAVTRRSAAQVAPLRGALATDAIDLTHGAADLAAFGATDVALRAAEERADRLARLERRLAATGFAVDAAGVLTAGLTAAAVVLAALAADVSGVLVGVLAVGTLAAVEVTLALVTAARQWTQLRPGLARVAALLDAGTPAPPPPDATTELVGPHELRFVDVTVRYREGAAPALDGVSLDLPAGRRIAVVGPSGAGKSTMAAVLTGTVRPVSGRVTVDGRDLSAYAEEALPRAVGGLLAEAYVFHATVRENLLLGRAGADEDELTAATAAAGLLEWVRAQPAGWDTLVGEEGGQLSGGQRQRLALARALLAAPPVLVLDEPTEGLDPAAADAVLASALAATPATHSVLLITHRLSGLAELDEIVVLDDGRVIQRGRHAELVAVPGWYRDQWLLQAAAERGYLALAP from the coding sequence ATGAGCGCGCCACCCGGGCCGGGCCCGGCAGACGCGACGCCGGTCGCCGACCCGGCACCGCCCAGGCGGGCCGCCACCGACGCCGCACCGGGCGGCCGGGCCGCCGCCGAGCGGGCCGTGCTGCGCCTGGCCCGCCCGTACCTCAATCGGCTGGTCGGGGCCGGGCTGCTCGCCGCCGCCACCGAGTTCGCCGGGCTGGCCCTGATGGCCACCGCCACCTGGCTGTTGATGAGCGCCGCCGGCCAGCCCCCACTGGACCGGCTCACCGTCGCGATCGTCGCGGTCCGGGCACTGGCGATCGGCCGTGGCGTGTTCCGCTACACCGAACGGCTCGCCGGGCACGACGCGGTCCTGCGCATGATCACTGACGTCCGGGCCCGGGTCTTCGCCACCCTCGCGGCCCGCCGCGACGCCACGCACCGGTCGGGGGACGTGCTGAGTCGCCTGGTCTCCGACGTCGAGGCCGTCCAGGATCTGCTGCTGCGGGTGTTGGTTCCCGGCTCGGCGGCGGCCCTGGTCGGTGTGCTCGCGGTGGCCGGAGCGGCGCTGATCTCACCGTCCGCCGCCGGGGTGCTCGCCGTCGGGGTGTTGGTCGCCGGGGTGGCGCTGCCCGCGCTGGCCACCGCGGTCACCCGCCGCAGCGCGGCCCAGGTGGCGCCTCTGCGCGGCGCACTGGCCACCGACGCGATAGACCTCACCCACGGCGCCGCCGACCTGGCCGCGTTCGGGGCGACCGACGTCGCGTTGCGCGCCGCCGAGGAGCGCGCCGACCGACTGGCCCGGTTGGAGCGACGGCTGGCCGCCACCGGGTTCGCGGTGGACGCGGCCGGCGTGCTGACCGCCGGCCTGACCGCGGCGGCGGTGGTGCTCGCCGCGCTGGCCGCCGACGTGTCCGGGGTGCTGGTGGGTGTCCTGGCCGTGGGCACGCTGGCCGCCGTCGAGGTGACGCTGGCCCTGGTCACGGCCGCGCGGCAGTGGACGCAGCTGCGGCCCGGCCTGGCCCGGGTGGCCGCCCTGCTGGACGCCGGTACGCCGGCTCCCCCACCCCCCGATGCGACCACCGAGCTGGTCGGGCCGCACGAGCTGCGCTTCGTCGACGTGACAGTGCGGTACCGGGAAGGTGCGGCGCCCGCCCTGGACGGCGTCAGCCTGGACCTGCCCGCCGGGCGGAGGATCGCCGTGGTCGGCCCGAGCGGCGCCGGCAAGAGCACTATGGCCGCCGTGCTGACCGGCACCGTCCGGCCCGTGTCCGGCCGGGTCACCGTCGACGGCCGGGACCTCTCGGCGTACGCCGAGGAGGCACTGCCCCGGGCGGTCGGCGGCCTGCTCGCCGAGGCGTACGTCTTCCACGCCACGGTGCGGGAGAACCTGCTGCTCGGACGGGCCGGTGCGGACGAGGACGAGCTGACGGCCGCCACCGCCGCAGCCGGTCTGCTGGAGTGGGTACGCGCCCAGCCGGCGGGCTGGGACACGCTCGTCGGCGAGGAGGGCGGGCAACTCTCGGGTGGCCAGCGGCAACGCCTGGCGCTCGCCCGGGCACTGCTCGCCGCGCCACCGGTGCTGGTCCTCGACGAGCCCACCGAAGGTCTGGATCCGGCCGCGGCGGACGCGGTGCTCGCGTCCGCTCTCGCCGCCACGCCCGCCACGCACTCGGTGCTGCTGATCACCCACCGGCTCAGCGGGCTGGCCGAGCTGGACGAGATCGTCGTCCTCGACGACGGCCGGGTGATCCAGCGCGGTCGGCACGCCGAACTGGTCGCCGTCCCGGGCTGGTACCGCGACCAGTGGTTGCTCCAGGCCGCTGCCGAACGGGGTTACCTGGCTCTCGCTCCCTGA
- a CDS encoding cytochrome d ubiquinol oxidase subunit II, translating to MDLAWYALLGLLFAGYLVLAGYDYGVGLLLARGGGAARRREALTALGPFFLGNEVWLVAAVGILFGAFPMLEGELLSGCYPAVVGALTGVILVTVGVQLRSRPDDERVRARWDRVVMIGSALAALGWGVVLAALLQGVPRQADGHVAGVSHLATPFAAAVGLAMVALVAVHGATFLALRLPAEAAAVVGRTARRLVPVALTAVALATVVGLLSARVRDAIQRPAVAVLLPMLLVVALLAARAALGRRRPGWALIATGAALALPVVLVGAALWPYVLVSTTDPGASLTVADAAASAPTLRLLGWVALPLLPALLGFQAMCWWVFRGRTDGRAPVYW from the coding sequence GTGGACCTCGCCTGGTACGCCCTGCTCGGCCTCTTGTTCGCCGGCTACCTGGTGCTCGCCGGTTACGACTACGGCGTCGGGTTGTTGCTCGCCCGAGGCGGCGGCGCGGCGCGGCGGCGGGAGGCGCTCACCGCTCTCGGCCCGTTCTTCCTCGGTAACGAGGTCTGGCTGGTGGCCGCCGTGGGCATCCTCTTCGGCGCGTTCCCGATGCTGGAGGGTGAGTTGCTCTCCGGCTGCTATCCGGCCGTCGTCGGCGCGCTGACCGGCGTCATCCTGGTCACCGTCGGGGTGCAGCTCCGCAGCCGACCCGACGACGAACGGGTCCGCGCGCGCTGGGACCGGGTCGTCATGATCGGCAGCGCACTCGCCGCACTGGGCTGGGGCGTGGTGCTCGCCGCGCTGTTGCAGGGCGTGCCCCGGCAGGCCGACGGGCACGTCGCCGGGGTGTCGCACCTGGCCACCCCGTTCGCCGCAGCCGTCGGGCTGGCCATGGTCGCGCTGGTCGCGGTGCACGGCGCGACGTTCCTCGCCCTGCGCCTACCGGCCGAGGCCGCCGCCGTGGTCGGCCGCACGGCCCGCCGACTGGTGCCGGTGGCGCTCACCGCGGTCGCCCTGGCCACCGTCGTGGGTCTGCTCTCCGCCCGGGTACGCGACGCGATCCAGCGGCCGGCGGTCGCCGTACTCCTGCCGATGCTGCTCGTGGTGGCGCTGCTGGCGGCCCGCGCGGCGCTGGGGCGGCGGCGGCCGGGGTGGGCTCTGATCGCCACCGGCGCGGCCCTGGCGCTGCCGGTGGTGCTGGTCGGCGCCGCCCTCTGGCCCTACGTGCTGGTGTCCACGACCGACCCCGGCGCGTCGCTGACCGTGGCCGACGCCGCCGCGAGCGCACCGACGCTGCGGCTGCTCGGCTGGGTGGCGCTGCCGCTCCTTCCGGCCCTACTAGGCTTCCAGGCGATGTGCTGGTGGGTTTTTCGAGGACGGACCGACGGTAGGGCACCGGTGTACTGGTGA
- a CDS encoding helix-turn-helix transcriptional regulator — MKAQALHGHLDALLLAVLEQGALHGYAIIEALRERSDGSLDLPTGTIYPALRRLERAGHVASTWSTVNGRERRTYQLTDSGRRALAGERAGWHDFQLTVGRFLGPGDTPTSPA; from the coding sequence ATGAAGGCCCAGGCGTTGCACGGCCACCTCGACGCTCTGCTGCTCGCCGTCCTCGAACAGGGCGCGCTGCACGGCTACGCCATCATCGAGGCGCTGCGCGAGCGCAGTGACGGCAGCCTCGATCTGCCCACCGGCACCATCTATCCGGCGTTGCGTCGCCTGGAGCGCGCCGGGCACGTGGCGAGCACCTGGAGCACCGTCAACGGCCGGGAGCGACGGACGTACCAGCTCACCGACTCCGGTCGGCGGGCGCTGGCCGGGGAACGCGCCGGTTGGCACGACTTCCAACTGACCGTCGGCCGGTTCCTGGGCCCCGGCGACACGCCCACCTCCCCGGCCTGA
- a CDS encoding cytochrome ubiquinol oxidase subunit I — protein sequence MDTLLLARLQFATTTSIHFLFVVVTLGLVTLLVAMQTAWVLTGNPKWERLTRYWGQLYVINYVLGIATGIVMEFQFGLNWSGLSRYVGNVFGAPLAIETLVAFFLESTFLGMWIFGWHRLRRGVHLALLWGVAITAYASAFWIMVANSWLQNPVGYEVRDGIAHLTDFGALLTNPSLGMAFGHVVSAALLVGGMLMAAVSAWHLIRRTPDFALFRTSLRIGLVTSAFAISMVQGFGFAQFGPVGAVQPTKFGQGPEGQALIAEWTTRFGPGDYTPPVLANVGLGFMILIGFTLGCVWLLLPLLFRDWIIRLRFPLWLVLLALPLPFVAVILGWIAREVGRQPWVAYGLLPTEQAVSPVGAPVMLTSLIGFSLLLGTLAVTNWVLLARHAARGAADPALGRPPAPPNEPTHPEPALV from the coding sequence ATGGACACCCTGCTCCTCGCCCGCCTGCAGTTCGCCACCACCACCTCGATCCACTTTCTCTTCGTGGTCGTCACGCTCGGGCTGGTCACACTGCTGGTCGCGATGCAGACCGCCTGGGTGCTCACCGGCAACCCGAAGTGGGAGCGGCTGACCCGCTACTGGGGCCAGCTCTACGTGATCAACTACGTGCTCGGCATCGCCACCGGCATCGTGATGGAGTTCCAGTTCGGGCTGAACTGGAGTGGCCTGTCGCGCTACGTCGGCAACGTCTTCGGCGCGCCACTGGCCATCGAGACGCTGGTGGCGTTCTTCCTCGAATCCACGTTCCTCGGGATGTGGATCTTCGGCTGGCACCGGCTCCGCAGGGGCGTCCACCTCGCACTGCTCTGGGGCGTGGCGATCACCGCGTACGCCTCGGCGTTCTGGATCATGGTGGCCAACTCGTGGCTGCAGAACCCGGTCGGCTACGAGGTACGCGACGGCATCGCCCACCTCACCGACTTCGGCGCGCTGCTCACCAACCCCAGCCTCGGCATGGCGTTCGGGCACGTCGTCTCGGCCGCGCTGCTGGTCGGCGGGATGCTGATGGCAGCGGTCAGCGCCTGGCACCTGATCCGGCGCACTCCCGACTTCGCGCTGTTCCGCACCTCGCTGCGGATCGGTCTGGTGACCTCGGCGTTCGCGATCAGCATGGTGCAGGGCTTCGGGTTCGCCCAGTTCGGCCCGGTCGGTGCGGTGCAGCCCACCAAGTTCGGCCAAGGCCCCGAGGGCCAGGCGTTGATCGCCGAATGGACCACCCGCTTCGGCCCCGGCGACTACACGCCGCCGGTGCTGGCCAACGTCGGGCTGGGCTTCATGATCCTGATCGGGTTCACCCTCGGCTGCGTGTGGTTGCTGCTCCCCCTGCTCTTCCGCGACTGGATCATCCGGCTGCGCTTCCCGCTCTGGCTGGTCCTGCTCGCCCTGCCGCTGCCGTTCGTCGCGGTGATCCTCGGCTGGATCGCCCGCGAGGTCGGCCGCCAGCCCTGGGTGGCGTACGGGCTGCTCCCCACCGAGCAGGCCGTCTCCCCGGTCGGCGCGCCGGTGATGCTCACCTCGCTGATCGGCTTCAGCCTGCTGCTCGGCACCCTCGCCGTCACCAACTGGGTGCTGCTCGCCCGGCACGCGGCCCGAGGCGCGGCCGATCCGGCGCTCGGCCGCCCGCCCGCGCCCCCGAACGAGCCGACCCACCCCGAACCCGCCCTCGTCTGA
- a CDS encoding BlaI/MecI/CopY family transcriptional regulator, with translation MTRLGDLERAVMDVLWDVVPGTSDGVTVREVADALDGRELAYTTVMTVLDRLAGKGMVQREREGRAWRYRPAASREAHIAQLMLDALDLGGSRDAALVRFARSVTGTEAEVLRAALGSEAGLTGPGSADADGGSELTDRLDGPTGRRPAGEAAER, from the coding sequence GTGACTCGGCTGGGCGATCTTGAGCGTGCGGTGATGGACGTGTTGTGGGACGTGGTCCCCGGCACGTCGGATGGTGTGACCGTGCGTGAGGTGGCCGACGCGCTCGACGGCCGCGAGTTGGCGTACACGACGGTGATGACCGTGCTGGACCGGCTCGCCGGCAAGGGCATGGTGCAGCGGGAGCGTGAGGGCCGGGCCTGGCGGTACCGGCCGGCGGCCAGCCGGGAGGCGCACATCGCCCAGCTCATGCTCGACGCCCTCGACCTGGGCGGCAGCCGGGACGCCGCGCTGGTGCGGTTCGCCCGATCGGTGACCGGCACCGAGGCGGAGGTGCTACGGGCGGCGTTGGGGAGCGAGGCCGGTCTGACCGGGCCGGGTTCCGCCGACGCCGACGGCGGCTCCGAGCTGACCGACCGTCTGGACGGGCCGACGGGCCGACGGCCCGCCGGCGAGGCAGCGGAGCGGTAG
- the cydD gene encoding thiol reductant ABC exporter subunit CydD, which yields MKRRPFDRRLLRRVPAARRDLAVLALLGVLAAGLIVAQATALAAVLATAFDGRLDRPALGAFVVAVAARSALVWAQGTVSARVAATVKATLRADLLGAVGRHGPGWVAGQRAGEVATLAGRGLDALDAYFTGYLPQLVLSVTVPVAVLARVVFADWSSAVIIALTLPLIPVFGALLGWQAQAATERQWRRLSLLGGHFLDMVAGLPTLRAFGRARAQTDVVRRMADGHRVATMKTLRIAFLSALVLELVATLSVALVAVPVGIRLLGGGLALQTALLVLLLTPEAYLPLRAAGSRFHASMEGLAALDEALTVSAAPATPRAAEGAAVPDARRDIRFEGVTVAYERTTALRDVTLTIRAGERIAVIGPSGAGKSTLLGLLLGFVTPTTGRITVGGVDLATADPDAWRRQLAWVPQRAHLFAASLADNIQLGAPDTPPDALAAAVRDAALDDVVTGLPDGLETLLGERGHGLSSGQRQRVALARAFLRDAPVVLLDEPTARLDTAAEAVVLDATRRLVAGRTALLVAHRPALLADADRILRVEDGRVTELTPEPTGKATR from the coding sequence GTGAAGCGCCGTCCGTTCGACAGGCGTCTGCTGCGCCGGGTCCCTGCGGCCCGGCGCGACCTCGCCGTGCTCGCGCTCCTGGGCGTGCTCGCCGCCGGCTTGATCGTGGCGCAGGCCACGGCCCTCGCGGCGGTGCTGGCCACCGCCTTCGACGGTCGGCTCGACCGGCCGGCGCTGGGCGCCTTCGTGGTCGCGGTCGCCGCCCGCTCCGCACTGGTCTGGGCGCAGGGCACGGTCTCGGCGCGGGTCGCCGCCACGGTCAAGGCCACACTGCGGGCCGACCTGCTCGGGGCGGTCGGCCGACACGGGCCCGGCTGGGTGGCCGGGCAACGGGCCGGTGAGGTCGCCACCCTGGCCGGTCGCGGGCTGGACGCGCTGGACGCGTACTTCACCGGATATCTGCCGCAGCTCGTGCTCAGCGTGACGGTGCCCGTGGCCGTGCTGGCCCGGGTCGTCTTCGCCGACTGGAGTTCGGCGGTGATCATCGCGCTGACCCTGCCGCTGATCCCGGTCTTCGGCGCGCTGCTGGGCTGGCAGGCACAGGCCGCCACCGAACGGCAGTGGCGGCGGCTCTCGTTGCTGGGAGGGCACTTCCTGGACATGGTCGCGGGGCTGCCCACGCTGCGGGCGTTCGGGCGGGCCCGGGCACAGACCGACGTGGTGCGCCGGATGGCCGACGGCCACCGGGTCGCCACCATGAAGACGTTGCGGATCGCGTTCCTCTCCGCGCTGGTGTTGGAGTTGGTCGCCACCCTCTCGGTGGCCCTGGTGGCGGTGCCGGTCGGCATCCGGCTGCTCGGCGGCGGGCTGGCCCTGCAGACCGCGCTGCTGGTGCTGCTGCTCACCCCGGAGGCGTACCTGCCGCTGCGGGCCGCCGGCAGCCGCTTCCACGCGAGCATGGAGGGCCTCGCCGCGCTGGACGAGGCGCTAACCGTCTCGGCCGCGCCGGCCACACCCCGGGCCGCCGAGGGCGCCGCCGTGCCGGACGCCCGGCGCGACATCCGGTTCGAGGGGGTGACCGTGGCGTACGAGCGGACCACCGCGCTGCGCGACGTCACACTGACCATCCGGGCCGGCGAACGGATCGCCGTCATCGGCCCCAGCGGCGCCGGCAAGAGCACTCTGCTCGGCCTGCTGCTCGGCTTCGTCACCCCGACCACCGGCCGGATCACCGTGGGCGGGGTCGACCTCGCCACCGCCGACCCGGACGCCTGGCGCCGACAGCTCGCCTGGGTGCCGCAGCGGGCGCACCTCTTCGCCGCCTCGCTGGCCGACAACATCCAGCTCGGCGCACCCGACACCCCTCCGGACGCACTCGCCGCCGCCGTGCGCGACGCCGCGCTGGACGACGTGGTGACCGGCCTACCGGACGGCCTGGAGACCCTGCTCGGCGAGCGCGGTCACGGGCTGTCCAGCGGCCAACGGCAGCGGGTGGCGCTGGCCCGGGCGTTTCTGCGGGACGCGCCGGTGGTGCTGCTCGACGAGCCCACCGCCCGCCTGGACACGGCGGCGGAGGCGGTGGTTCTCGACGCCACCCGCCGCCTGGTCGCCGGACGGACCGCACTGCTGGTGGCGCACCGGCCCGCGCTGCTCGCCGACGCCGACCGGATCCTGCGCGTGGAGGACGGCCGGGTGACGGAGTTGACCCCCGAGCCGACCGGGAAGGCGACCCGATGA